One genomic window of Burkholderia plantarii includes the following:
- a CDS encoding type-F conjugative transfer system secretin TraK — MKASHLRCRGIARLVFPLVVPLAALLVAGPAKAISLVKGADRQAQQVAVSAAEYNLLTMSGGRQITKVVPTVPGSLSWTQAGSQFWFKPSNPSALNETITLFVFDDAGVSYRLTLVPGPRPAEDVRIEPPASRTSRALRASAFQRHVKLLMLAMSGAQSAPQVAYTSVETAVPLWKEATLTRVREYSDGDLVGETYTLANTSHNDLTLDERELYAPGVLAVAIEDTSLPAGASTIVYVVRERGEHD; from the coding sequence ATGAAAGCATCCCACCTCCGTTGCCGCGGCATCGCGCGGCTAGTGTTCCCGCTCGTCGTGCCGCTCGCTGCGCTGCTCGTCGCCGGGCCGGCCAAGGCGATTTCGTTGGTCAAGGGCGCGGATCGCCAGGCCCAACAGGTTGCCGTGTCCGCGGCGGAGTACAACCTCCTCACGATGTCGGGCGGCCGGCAAATCACCAAGGTGGTGCCGACCGTGCCTGGCTCGCTCTCCTGGACGCAGGCCGGCAGCCAGTTCTGGTTCAAGCCATCCAACCCGAGTGCGCTCAACGAAACCATCACGCTCTTCGTCTTCGACGACGCCGGCGTGAGCTACCGCCTCACGCTCGTGCCGGGACCGCGGCCGGCCGAAGATGTTCGCATCGAGCCGCCGGCGTCGCGCACGAGCCGCGCCCTTCGTGCATCCGCTTTCCAGCGTCACGTGAAGTTGCTGATGCTGGCCATGTCCGGGGCGCAGTCCGCGCCGCAGGTCGCGTACACATCGGTAGAGACAGCCGTGCCGCTCTGGAAGGAGGCGACGCTTACTCGTGTCCGCGAATACAGCGACGGCGATCTTGTGGGCGAAACGTACACCCTCGCGAACACCTCGCACAACGACCTGACGCTCGATGAGCGTGAACTGTACGCGCCCGGGGTGCTCGCCGTCGCGATCGAGGATACCAGTCTGCCGGCCGGCGCCAGCACGATTGTCTACGTGGTTCGGGAGCGAGGCGAGCATGACTGA
- a CDS encoding type IV conjugative transfer system protein TraE, giving the protein MTPEKAAKSRDALRADNRFFRKLLLVNGTSSVVIALVCAWLVVTQRVVIMPPAVRGTYVIGARYANEEYLADQAAYVLSLAKSVSPNTVESNERILLSMVNDGRRAELKTQWDADALQLKHDGVTSVAEPAGSADVDLRSMSVKFPATITTYISGKLTSTEQKAFVVYFDISLFGRLTLLDIREAQRGTKGIEPLVPPAQKAS; this is encoded by the coding sequence ATGACGCCAGAAAAGGCCGCCAAATCGCGAGATGCACTGCGCGCCGACAACCGGTTCTTCAGGAAGCTCCTGCTCGTCAACGGAACGTCGAGCGTGGTGATCGCGCTCGTCTGCGCATGGTTGGTCGTGACGCAGCGCGTCGTGATCATGCCCCCGGCCGTGCGTGGTACGTACGTGATCGGCGCGCGCTACGCGAACGAGGAGTATCTCGCCGATCAGGCCGCCTACGTGCTCTCCCTGGCCAAGAGCGTGTCGCCCAATACTGTCGAAAGCAACGAGCGAATCCTCCTGTCCATGGTCAACGATGGGCGTCGCGCCGAGTTGAAGACGCAATGGGACGCCGACGCGCTCCAGCTCAAGCACGACGGCGTCACCAGCGTCGCCGAGCCCGCAGGATCGGCCGACGTCGACCTCCGCAGCATGTCGGTCAAGTTTCCGGCAACGATCACCACCTACATCTCCGGCAAGCTCACGAGCACCGAGCAAAAAGCCTTCGTCGTCTATTTCGACATCTCGCTGTTCGGGCGCCTCACGCTCCTCGATATCCGCGAAGCGCAGCGGGGCACGAAGGGCATCGAACCTCTCGTACCTCCCGCGCAGAAGGCATCATGA
- the traL gene encoding type IV conjugative transfer system protein TraL, which translates to MSEDLNHYIPSRLDDPEKFLFFRKDVAFIGMVGIVGGIMLGHVLLGVTVGVALAYGWQKFSSGRHPGMSAHIGYWVFGQPTLKALPPSAIRELNG; encoded by the coding sequence ATGTCAGAAGATCTCAACCATTACATCCCGAGCCGACTCGACGATCCGGAGAAATTCCTCTTTTTCCGAAAGGACGTCGCGTTCATCGGCATGGTCGGCATCGTGGGTGGAATCATGCTCGGGCACGTGCTGCTCGGCGTCACGGTCGGCGTCGCACTCGCCTACGGTTGGCAGAAGTTCAGTTCGGGCCGACACCCCGGCATGTCTGCCCACATCGGGTATTGGGTCTTCGGTCAGCCCACGCTCAAGGCGCTGCCTCCCTCCGCGATCCGTGAATTGAACGGGTGA
- a CDS encoding lytic transglycosylase domain-containing protein gives MFAVPAAASACHGDPFVDAAALYQLDPDLLRAITWVESRGLPGAVGPKLSGGHRAWGAAQINDIHLPELVSYGVTRQDLLDPCVNLKLSAWVLASCIRSKGATWAAVGCYNAGPASSNLAAQAKYVRLVQRAYAGYRAQSAAPISANGGAK, from the coding sequence ATGTTCGCAGTCCCGGCAGCCGCGTCGGCCTGCCACGGCGACCCCTTCGTTGACGCGGCCGCACTCTATCAGCTGGATCCTGACCTCCTCCGCGCAATCACGTGGGTTGAGTCGCGCGGGTTGCCCGGGGCAGTTGGCCCGAAGCTGTCCGGCGGCCATCGAGCTTGGGGCGCGGCGCAGATCAACGATATCCACCTACCCGAACTCGTCTCCTATGGCGTGACCCGCCAGGACCTGCTCGATCCCTGCGTCAACTTGAAGCTGAGCGCTTGGGTGCTCGCCAGCTGCATCCGCAGCAAGGGGGCCACGTGGGCCGCCGTGGGCTGCTACAACGCCGGCCCCGCTTCCTCGAACCTCGCCGCGCAAGCCAAGTACGTGCGGCTTGTTCAGCGCGCCTACGCTGGATACCGCGCACAGTCCGCTGCCCCGATCTCGGCGAACGGGGGCGCTAAATGA
- a CDS encoding LysR family transcriptional regulator, with product MNINRLNWNHLRVFLVLARTGSLSQAGRLLGIDHATAGRRISALEHDMGTPLFERDHTGYRVNAHGRLIFEHVASMEASVLAAASQLGGGEVSPSGIVRIATMEGIASLYLSEQFARFKRTTPDIVIELVTSSRDVRVTHREADVFLGFFQPPGKNLHATKIGEFGCHLYGSHDYFARCGTPASVADLSKHQFAGYIDELIQLDIVRWLEEGVANPTYSFHSSSMLSQMFAAAAGAGLVMLPAFSRPERFGLHPVLLDEINVRREVWMSTLVNFQRLPRINAVLSFLTATFARDYPA from the coding sequence GTGAACATCAATCGATTGAACTGGAACCATCTACGCGTGTTCCTAGTGCTCGCACGCACCGGCAGCTTGTCGCAAGCGGGGCGCCTGCTCGGCATTGATCATGCCACGGCAGGTCGACGGATCAGCGCGCTTGAGCATGACATGGGAACACCGCTTTTCGAGAGGGACCATACCGGGTACCGCGTAAACGCACATGGTCGATTGATATTCGAGCATGTTGCTTCGATGGAGGCGAGCGTTCTTGCCGCTGCGAGCCAGTTAGGAGGGGGCGAGGTCAGCCCCTCAGGGATCGTCCGCATCGCAACGATGGAAGGGATCGCCTCACTGTACCTCAGCGAGCAATTCGCGCGTTTTAAGCGAACCACGCCTGACATCGTCATCGAGCTGGTGACTTCCTCCCGTGACGTCCGTGTGACACACCGGGAGGCCGACGTTTTTTTAGGCTTCTTCCAGCCTCCCGGCAAAAATCTACATGCAACGAAAATCGGCGAATTCGGCTGTCATCTGTACGGGAGCCACGACTACTTTGCTCGATGTGGGACGCCCGCGTCTGTCGCGGACCTTTCAAAACACCAATTTGCAGGCTATATCGACGAGTTGATCCAGCTGGATATCGTCCGATGGCTTGAGGAAGGGGTCGCCAACCCGACCTACTCGTTTCACTCGAGCAGCATGCTTTCTCAGATGTTTGCGGCAGCTGCAGGCGCGGGTCTCGTGATGCTGCCGGCGTTCTCTCGCCCCGAACGATTTGGACTACACCCGGTATTGCTCGACGAGATCAACGTCAGGCGAGAGGTGTGGATGAGTACCCTCGTCAACTTCCAACGGTTGCCGCGGATCAATGCGGTGCTTTCGTTCCTTACGGCAACATTCGCGCGCGACTATCCCGCTTAA
- a CDS encoding DUF485 domain-containing protein: MTEMSHEHNEWRDVLANSQFRTIAIKRRNAIVAVGAFAAAYYFAIPAVIAWAPALFTIRLTGGFNLGVAFAISQYPVGGLLCWVFMRSMARLDRERQAFMSGRGTGSDAREMSHAQ; this comes from the coding sequence ATGACCGAAATGTCACACGAACATAATGAATGGCGCGACGTTCTCGCGAACTCGCAGTTCCGCACGATCGCTATAAAACGCCGTAATGCGATAGTCGCCGTCGGCGCTTTCGCCGCCGCGTACTACTTCGCAATCCCCGCAGTGATTGCCTGGGCTCCAGCTCTGTTCACGATCCGTTTGACGGGTGGATTCAACCTCGGAGTGGCATTCGCAATATCGCAATACCCTGTCGGCGGGCTGCTATGCTGGGTTTTCATGCGGAGCATGGCGCGACTGGACCGCGAACGCCAAGCGTTCATGAGCGGTCGCGGTACGGGGTCGGACGCTCGGGAGATGAGTCATGCGCAATGA
- a CDS encoding cation acetate symporter → MRNDRFRSYAAALAFASGPVYAGGVSGIVQHQRLTVLAFAMVILATIAITVFASRRANTAGDFYTAGGSISPLRNGLAIAGDYLSAAAFLGASGLIALYGFDGMIYLVGFFAAFIPVLLFVAEPCRNLGRFTIGDVLVVRNSYKATKVASALSSVVVALAYMIPQIVGGAVIVRALVGIDYTISVLAVGILMLVYVGCGGMRATTWVQVIKAVLLIGASLMLVILAWIPFGFHVPTFMQAVVSSPLVQARVAEMAAGASLTGDALGWRFLEPGLFLTKPIELFSLGLALVLGTAAMPHVLMRFFTVRDATAARHSVLWAMFGIGLCHLCIIVIGFAAAYYVGAGKIMLTDKGGNLAAPLLAQTLAGGASSVAGDLMLAFVAAVAFATIVAVIAGLTLAAASALAHDVYVGAWRAGKVTEGEQVAAARIATVLVGVVAVSASVIAQGQNVAHLVGLGYAVAASANLPALMMTLYWRRCTTQGVLAGIIGGTLAAVVLVLVSPNMGYPALERAAAVRHIQELTGKLTIATSNSARAALNSEIIRAQTVVQSVSPAATSIVGLRAPLIGLRNPGIVSIPIGFLLVILVSLFTRDGASDRRWGELVVRRETAIGAAVASEH, encoded by the coding sequence ATGCGCAATGATCGCTTTCGCAGCTACGCGGCCGCGCTCGCCTTTGCCTCAGGGCCGGTATACGCCGGCGGGGTATCCGGAATCGTGCAGCATCAGCGGCTCACGGTCTTGGCATTTGCCATGGTGATTCTAGCGACCATCGCAATTACCGTTTTCGCTTCGCGACGCGCAAACACTGCCGGCGACTTTTACACCGCGGGGGGCTCGATAAGCCCGCTCCGAAACGGACTGGCCATCGCTGGAGACTATCTCTCTGCTGCAGCGTTCCTGGGCGCGTCTGGTCTGATAGCGCTCTACGGTTTCGATGGAATGATTTATCTCGTCGGTTTCTTTGCGGCCTTCATCCCTGTCCTTCTGTTCGTCGCCGAGCCGTGTCGCAACCTGGGCCGTTTTACTATCGGTGACGTCTTGGTCGTCCGCAACAGCTACAAAGCTACAAAGGTTGCGTCCGCGCTATCGAGCGTCGTAGTCGCGCTCGCCTACATGATCCCGCAGATCGTCGGTGGAGCGGTAATCGTTAGAGCGCTTGTCGGAATCGACTACACCATCTCTGTATTGGCGGTGGGCATATTGATGCTGGTGTACGTCGGGTGTGGCGGCATGCGAGCCACAACGTGGGTGCAGGTAATCAAGGCCGTGCTCTTGATCGGTGCCTCCTTGATGCTGGTGATCCTTGCATGGATACCCTTTGGCTTCCACGTTCCAACGTTCATGCAAGCAGTTGTCTCGAGCCCCCTCGTGCAGGCACGGGTTGCCGAAATGGCGGCGGGCGCTTCGTTGACCGGCGATGCTCTAGGCTGGCGCTTTCTTGAGCCCGGACTCTTCCTCACGAAACCGATCGAGCTATTTTCGCTCGGGCTCGCGCTTGTGCTCGGCACGGCAGCGATGCCACACGTTCTCATGCGATTCTTTACGGTTCGCGACGCGACGGCGGCTCGCCATTCCGTGCTTTGGGCGATGTTCGGAATCGGGCTGTGCCATCTTTGCATCATTGTCATCGGCTTCGCGGCGGCCTACTACGTCGGTGCTGGCAAGATCATGCTTACCGATAAGGGCGGCAACTTAGCTGCTCCGCTGCTTGCGCAGACCCTGGCAGGCGGCGCCTCGAGCGTCGCTGGCGATTTAATGCTCGCCTTCGTTGCCGCCGTGGCATTCGCCACGATCGTTGCGGTAATTGCCGGGCTTACATTGGCCGCGGCATCCGCCCTCGCTCACGATGTTTACGTGGGGGCCTGGCGAGCCGGCAAGGTAACCGAGGGCGAACAGGTTGCAGCCGCCCGTATCGCCACGGTCCTCGTAGGCGTCGTCGCGGTCTCCGCCAGCGTTATCGCGCAAGGCCAAAACGTCGCCCACCTTGTTGGTTTGGGATACGCGGTTGCTGCATCGGCGAATCTGCCCGCGTTGATGATGACGCTGTATTGGCGACGCTGTACGACCCAAGGGGTCCTCGCCGGAATTATTGGCGGAACGCTCGCAGCCGTGGTCTTGGTTTTGGTGTCTCCCAACATGGGGTATCCCGCGCTCGAGCGTGCAGCAGCCGTTCGGCACATCCAAGAACTGACGGGAAAGCTAACTATAGCGACAAGTAACAGCGCTCGGGCCGCCTTGAATAGTGAAATTATCCGGGCGCAGACCGTTGTGCAGTCAGTTTCTCCTGCCGCCACGAGTATCGTTGGCCTGCGCGCGCCTCTTATCGGGCTGCGCAATCCTGGAATCGTCTCTATCCCTATCGGCTTTCTCCTCGTAATCCTCGTTTCGTTATTCACGCGAGATGGTGCATCCGACCGTCGATGGGGGGAACTCGTTGTTCGGCGGGAGACTGCAATCGGCGCGGCTGTAGCCAGCGAGCATTGA
- a CDS encoding carbon-nitrogen hydrolase family protein — MSNLPVVKVAAAHVAPVFLDRAATVAKTVSLIREARSNGAELIVFPESYIPAFPVWASFWAPIDNHQLFEKFVEASIYADGPEIAEIRAQAERSGIFVSLGFTERSRASVGCLWNSNLLIDDRGSVLNHHRKLVPTFFEKLVWAPGDGHGLRVSDTRIGRIGGLICGENTNPLARYTLIAQGEQIHISSWPALWPTRRPKVGGNYDNVAANRIRAGAHSFEAKAFGIMCAGYMDTFMRDSLVKIDPSVGDVLDGSPRAATMFVDPTGAPIGDTLSADEGIAYAEMNLAKCVEPKQFHDVVGYYNRYDVFSLNVNRARQEPIRWTEAEGSGRSDPVENHFPIPMA, encoded by the coding sequence GTGTCGAATCTGCCTGTTGTCAAAGTCGCTGCTGCCCACGTTGCGCCTGTCTTTCTTGACCGAGCGGCGACAGTCGCCAAGACGGTCAGCCTCATTCGTGAGGCGCGGAGCAATGGCGCCGAGTTGATTGTGTTTCCCGAATCTTACATCCCCGCTTTCCCGGTTTGGGCGTCCTTTTGGGCGCCGATCGACAACCACCAGTTATTCGAAAAATTCGTCGAGGCAAGCATTTATGCAGACGGCCCGGAGATCGCAGAGATTCGCGCGCAGGCGGAACGCAGTGGCATCTTCGTATCGCTTGGTTTCACCGAACGCTCTCGTGCAAGCGTCGGATGCCTGTGGAACTCCAATCTGCTGATCGACGATCGTGGCTCAGTCTTGAATCATCATCGTAAGCTTGTTCCTACGTTCTTCGAAAAACTGGTCTGGGCTCCCGGTGACGGACATGGCCTTCGGGTTTCCGACACACGTATCGGCCGGATCGGCGGTCTCATATGCGGAGAAAACACAAACCCGCTCGCGCGCTACACCCTTATCGCTCAGGGGGAGCAAATTCACATTAGCAGTTGGCCAGCACTATGGCCGACACGCCGACCGAAAGTTGGCGGAAACTACGACAATGTGGCCGCTAACCGCATTCGCGCAGGCGCGCATTCTTTCGAGGCGAAAGCCTTCGGCATCATGTGCGCCGGTTACATGGATACCTTTATGCGGGATTCCCTTGTAAAGATTGATCCTTCGGTGGGGGACGTCCTCGATGGAAGCCCTCGCGCGGCGACTATGTTCGTCGATCCTACAGGGGCGCCGATCGGCGACACGCTCAGCGCTGACGAGGGTATTGCCTACGCGGAAATGAACCTCGCGAAATGCGTCGAGCCAAAGCAGTTTCATGATGTGGTGGGCTATTACAACCGATACGACGTATTCAGTCTCAACGTAAACAGAGCACGTCAAGAGCCGATCCGTTGGACTGAAGCGGAAGGGTCGGGACGCTCCGATCCGGTAGAAAACCACTTCCCAATTCCGATGGCGTGA
- a CDS encoding LuxR family transcriptional regulator, with amino-acid sequence MFSPIDVAHDICSSDSSAVVFEKLVGYAEQLGFEYCCYGFKSPLPVGGENVKVFDNYPNGWMDHYRRMGYLEIDPTVEQAMTCPRTIRWPSLEESRLSAFWQDARDHGLKVGVAQSSWSARGAFGLLSLARGEREIDNQEFERLSLTLSWFANAAHSAMTVHVLDSLGLGAAISLTEREREVLQWTVEGLNASDISEKLSISASTVNWHIGKLLAKFGATNKVQAAARAVALNLL; translated from the coding sequence ATGTTTTCACCTATCGATGTTGCCCACGATATCTGCAGTTCCGATAGCTCGGCTGTTGTCTTCGAGAAGCTCGTTGGCTATGCCGAGCAGCTAGGTTTCGAATACTGCTGCTACGGGTTCAAGTCACCCCTGCCTGTCGGAGGCGAGAATGTGAAGGTATTCGACAACTATCCGAATGGTTGGATGGACCACTATCGGCGTATGGGCTACCTGGAAATCGATCCAACCGTAGAACAGGCAATGACATGCCCCCGTACGATTCGATGGCCCAGCTTAGAAGAGTCGAGACTAAGTGCGTTTTGGCAAGATGCGCGGGATCACGGTCTGAAGGTTGGGGTTGCCCAGTCTTCGTGGTCAGCGCGTGGCGCCTTCGGTCTCCTGTCCCTAGCTCGCGGCGAGCGCGAGATCGACAACCAAGAGTTTGAACGTCTATCGCTTACGCTCAGTTGGTTTGCGAACGCGGCACATTCGGCGATGACTGTTCATGTCCTCGACAGCCTCGGCCTCGGGGCTGCGATATCGCTAACGGAGAGAGAGCGCGAGGTATTGCAATGGACTGTTGAAGGGCTGAACGCATCCGACATTTCTGAAAAGCTCAGTATCTCGGCGTCAACCGTCAACTGGCATATCGGCAAGTTGCTTGCGAAGTTTGGGGCTACCAACAAAGTGCAAGCGGCAGCGAGGGCGGTCGCTCTCAACCTTCTTTGA